The proteins below come from a single Limosilactobacillus reuteri genomic window:
- the cbiD gene encoding cobalt-precorrin-5B (C(1))-methyltransferase CbiD, whose amino-acid sequence MAVTPNNNSEDNYVYYNGRKLRKGFTTGTTATAATVAAIRTLLNQEPQETVTVHAANGKIAIFDVEQTDFDEQQASCAIKKDGGDDQDATDGALIFATVKLRDDNEIHLDGGKGVGRVTKEGLANKPGMPAINPTPRRVIKAAAREELGEKRGVDIVISVPEGERIAKLTYNPRLGIVGGISILGTSGVVTPMSESSWKHSISIEMNIHRKRGDNTIVLVPGNYGEDFAKDELGIPNAKIVQMSNFVGYVLHETQRLGFTKVLIVGDLGKMIKVAGGIFSTHSKDADARAEIMVANLALMGGVPTAFLRKINQCLTTISMIKMIDEAGYQDVYQMIADKIKLRAEKLLAHREPHVEIDAVIFSRESGFLAASKPFQEIKGEWQ is encoded by the coding sequence ATGGCCGTCACACCAAACAATAATTCAGAAGATAATTACGTTTACTATAACGGGCGTAAACTGCGGAAAGGATTTACAACCGGAACAACGGCGACTGCAGCAACAGTAGCGGCAATTAGGACGTTGCTAAATCAGGAGCCGCAAGAGACGGTAACAGTACATGCGGCTAATGGTAAAATAGCAATTTTTGATGTTGAACAAACGGATTTTGATGAACAACAAGCAAGCTGCGCGATAAAAAAAGATGGCGGTGATGATCAGGATGCAACTGATGGCGCGCTGATCTTTGCAACGGTAAAGTTACGTGACGATAATGAGATTCATCTTGATGGCGGTAAAGGCGTTGGGAGGGTAACTAAAGAAGGCCTTGCCAATAAGCCCGGAATGCCAGCCATAAACCCAACACCACGGCGGGTTATCAAGGCGGCGGCACGTGAAGAATTAGGTGAGAAGCGCGGCGTAGATATCGTTATTTCGGTTCCAGAAGGCGAAAGAATAGCAAAGCTTACCTATAATCCGCGGTTAGGAATCGTTGGTGGCATTTCGATTTTAGGAACAAGCGGTGTTGTTACTCCGATGTCTGAATCGAGTTGGAAACACTCAATTTCAATTGAGATGAATATTCATAGAAAACGTGGCGATAACACGATTGTATTAGTTCCAGGAAACTATGGTGAGGACTTCGCCAAGGATGAGCTTGGGATCCCGAATGCCAAGATCGTACAGATGAGTAACTTTGTTGGTTATGTTTTACATGAAACTCAGCGGCTTGGTTTTACTAAAGTGCTAATTGTTGGAGACTTAGGGAAAATGATTAAAGTTGCTGGCGGAATTTTTTCTACTCATAGTAAAGATGCGGATGCTCGCGCTGAAATAATGGTTGCTAACCTTGCTTTAATGGGTGGCGTGCCAACAGCATTTTTACGAAAGATTAACCAGTGTTTAACAACAATTTCAATGATTAAAATGATTGATGAAGCCGGTTATCAAGACGTATACCAGATGATTGCCGATAAGATTAAGCTGCGTGCAGAAAAATTACTTGCCCATCGTGAACCACACGTTGAAATTGATGCAGTAATATTTTCTCGTGAGAGCGGCTTCTTAGCTGCAAGCAAACCGTTTCAGGAGATCAAGGGTGAGTGGCAATGA
- a CDS encoding pyridoxal phosphate-dependent aminotransferase — protein sequence MSKIHHGGNVEEIAEKLNVPMEEIKDFSANINPLGFPSDLWNVLVQSFANIEVYPNPKYPELKKAIAQHLGINSDDVFVGNGATEILDETIRAEKATDALVLAPTFGEYERLFERIGVKTHHYYLQEENNFALEINELIDLLKTHHEITVICLTSPNNPTGQMISLKDLRKLADFCNKHHRLLILDESFIDLTIDEQPSFVNELTDQDRVYIVRAATKFFAIPGLRLGYGITKNAKLKTLLKIQENTWSVNGIADVFGQNMFRAKKYIELTHQWLDVQQPALYDALKKIPAIKVFPSITNFFLFKCTEPDLREKLIRQRILIRQCDDYEGLGAQYYRVAVKGPQDNVLLVNTLKEILGRDER from the coding sequence GTGAGCAAGATTCATCATGGCGGAAATGTTGAGGAAATTGCGGAAAAATTGAATGTTCCCATGGAGGAAATTAAGGATTTTAGCGCAAACATTAATCCACTCGGCTTCCCTTCGGATCTTTGGAATGTATTAGTTCAATCATTTGCTAACATTGAAGTTTATCCTAACCCTAAGTACCCGGAACTAAAAAAGGCGATTGCACAGCATCTGGGGATAAATTCAGATGACGTATTTGTGGGAAATGGTGCAACAGAAATATTAGACGAAACAATTAGGGCTGAAAAAGCAACTGATGCCTTGGTCTTAGCACCAACTTTTGGTGAATATGAACGGTTGTTTGAGCGGATCGGAGTAAAGACGCACCATTATTATTTGCAAGAAGAAAATAATTTTGCGTTAGAAATAAATGAACTTATTGACTTATTAAAAACTCATCATGAAATAACGGTTATTTGTTTAACCAGCCCTAATAACCCAACCGGTCAGATGATTTCCCTAAAGGATCTACGGAAGCTTGCTGATTTTTGTAACAAGCATCATCGGCTACTAATCTTAGACGAATCATTTATAGATTTGACAATTGATGAGCAACCAAGCTTTGTCAATGAGTTGACAGACCAGGATAGAGTATATATTGTTCGTGCGGCAACTAAATTTTTTGCAATACCTGGATTACGGTTAGGCTATGGAATTACAAAAAATGCCAAGCTTAAAACTTTGCTGAAGATTCAAGAAAATACATGGTCAGTTAATGGAATTGCCGATGTGTTTGGTCAAAATATGTTTAGAGCTAAAAAGTATATTGAATTAACCCATCAATGGCTAGATGTACAGCAACCAGCACTATATGATGCACTTAAAAAGATTCCAGCAATAAAAGTTTTTCCTAGCATTACTAATTTCTTCTTATTCAAATGTACTGAGCCTGATTTACGAGAGAAATTGATAAGACAGCGAATTTTGATTCGACAGTGCGACGATTATGAGGGACTTGGAGCACAATATTATCGAGTGGCAGTGAAAGGTCCCCAGGATAATGTATTGCTTGTGAATACGCTAAAGGAAATTTTAGGGCGTGATGAACGATGA
- the cobJ gene encoding precorrin-3B C(17)-methyltransferase encodes MLYVVGLGPGSKELMTEEARQVIENTHTIVGYATYVRLIEDMIEGKELVVTGMRGEIERCKKALEIAATGKDVAIISSGDAGIYGMAGLVLELAGKMDTHIDVKVIPGVTASIAAAAHLGAPLMNDFCHISLSDLMTPWDVITERVDAAAKADFVICLYNPRSKGRPHHLRKALDIILKYKSPDTVVGIGKDVARPKEIDKVTTIKDLDETEINMTSIVIVGNKNTYVEDGRMITPRGYTL; translated from the coding sequence ATGTTATATGTAGTTGGATTAGGACCAGGATCAAAAGAGTTGATGACAGAAGAAGCACGCCAGGTAATTGAAAATACTCATACGATTGTCGGTTATGCTACTTATGTTCGTTTGATTGAGGACATGATTGAAGGCAAGGAGTTAGTTGTTACTGGAATGCGTGGCGAGATTGAACGGTGTAAAAAAGCGCTTGAAATTGCAGCAACAGGAAAGGATGTTGCGATTATTTCAAGTGGTGATGCCGGTATTTATGGGATGGCAGGACTAGTTCTTGAATTAGCAGGCAAGATGGATACCCATATCGATGTCAAAGTGATTCCTGGTGTAACTGCAAGTATTGCAGCAGCAGCGCATCTTGGCGCACCATTGATGAATGATTTTTGTCACATTAGTTTGAGTGACCTAATGACACCGTGGGATGTAATTACAGAACGAGTCGATGCAGCAGCTAAGGCTGATTTTGTAATTTGTCTTTATAATCCACGTAGTAAAGGTCGTCCACACCATCTTCGTAAGGCTTTAGATATTATTCTCAAGTATAAGTCGCCTGATACTGTCGTTGGAATTGGTAAAGATGTTGCTCGGCCAAAAGAGATTGATAAGGTTACAACGATTAAAGATCTTGATGAAACTGAAATTAATATGACTTCAATTGTCATCGTTGGTAATAAAAATACATATGTTGAAGATGGCAGAATGATTACTCCACGAGGTTATACCTTATGA
- a CDS encoding cobalt-precorrin-7 (C(5))-methyltransferase, translating into MITVLGIGPGDQEYMLQGTHKYLAQADVVIGSSRQLAIFSDMAEKHMKLPRLAELKDYLEANPQKNIVLLASGDPLLYGIGTWVKNQLGSQNIKIVPGISSVQYMFHQLQISMNDCYLTSSHGRTPDFDFLLKHPKVGMVTDKVIGPYEIGQEIKKRGLHRIIYVGEKLSYPDEQITKYDEQTIENRDYEMNVVIITNA; encoded by the coding sequence ATGATTACAGTATTAGGAATCGGTCCAGGTGATCAAGAATACATGCTGCAAGGAACACACAAATATCTAGCCCAAGCGGATGTGGTGATTGGTTCATCACGACAATTGGCTATTTTTTCAGATATGGCGGAAAAACACATGAAACTACCTCGGTTAGCTGAATTAAAAGATTACTTAGAAGCTAATCCACAAAAGAATATAGTGTTGCTTGCGTCAGGTGACCCGCTCTTATATGGTATTGGAACCTGGGTAAAGAACCAATTGGGTAGTCAGAATATCAAAATTGTTCCGGGGATTAGTTCAGTTCAATATATGTTTCACCAATTACAAATATCGATGAATGACTGTTACCTAACGAGTAGTCATGGTCGTACGCCAGACTTTGATTTCTTGTTAAAACATCCGAAAGTGGGAATGGTAACTGATAAGGTAATTGGCCCCTACGAAATAGGTCAGGAAATAAAAAAACGTGGTCTCCATCGAATTATTTACGTGGGGGAGAAGCTTAGCTATCCTGATGAACAAATAACTAAGTATGATGAGCAAACGATTGAGAATCGTGATTATGAGATGAATGTGGTGATTATTACCAATGCGTGA
- a CDS encoding cobalt-precorrin-8 methylmutase translates to MEKESYITIPHQITDKSFQIIQEEIEKIDPDYRFENPLQEAVIKRAIHTTADFDYLRNLKFTHNVLEKIKGVLMNRGVIYTDTTMALSGINKRRLDKLGVSYHCLIRDPQVIEMAKEKGITRSMAAVEVAANDSRQKIFIIGNAPTALCKIIEMVNENQLETAAVIGVPVGFVEATESKQALYESNIPAIVALGRKGGSNLAAALINAVMYNMDIEKLGDEYGRHTKQ, encoded by the coding sequence ATGGAAAAAGAAAGTTATATTACAATTCCCCATCAAATAACCGATAAGAGTTTTCAAATTATTCAAGAAGAGATTGAAAAGATAGACCCTGATTATCGATTTGAGAATCCGTTACAAGAAGCAGTAATCAAACGGGCAATTCATACAACTGCTGATTTTGATTATTTAAGGAATTTGAAGTTTACCCATAATGTATTGGAAAAAATAAAAGGTGTCTTGATGAATCGGGGAGTTATCTATACTGATACTACCATGGCATTGTCGGGAATTAATAAGCGGCGATTGGATAAACTTGGTGTGAGCTATCATTGTTTGATTCGTGATCCTCAAGTTATCGAAATGGCTAAAGAGAAGGGGATTACTCGTTCGATGGCCGCTGTTGAAGTAGCAGCTAATGATTCACGACAAAAAATATTTATTATCGGGAACGCACCAACTGCCCTTTGCAAAATCATTGAGATGGTCAATGAAAATCAATTGGAAACAGCAGCCGTAATTGGTGTACCGGTTGGTTTTGTTGAAGCAACTGAGAGTAAGCAGGCACTGTATGAATCAAATATTCCGGCAATTGTAGCACTCGGTAGAAAGGGTGGAAGTAATCTGGCTGCGGCACTGATTAATGCCGTGATGTACAACATGGATATTGAAAAGTTAGGTGATGAATATGGCCGTCACACCAAACAATAA
- a CDS encoding cob(I)yrinic acid a,c-diamide adenosyltransferase: MKIYTKNGDKGQTRIIGKQILFKSDPRVEAYGEIDELNSWVGYTRSLLTPQTAKLSNELEEIQQLLFDCGHDLATPAEDERHSFEFHQKEPTAWLEQKIDTYTETVPAVKKFILPGGSQVASALHVARTTTRRAERRIVLLMQEEEINQDVLTFINRLSDYFFAAARYANYLDQQQDVLYRNSKDVFH, from the coding sequence ATGAAAATCTACACCAAGAATGGCGACAAAGGTCAAACAAGGATCATCGGAAAGCAAATCCTCTTCAAAAGCGATCCACGTGTTGAGGCATATGGAGAAATCGACGAGCTTAATTCGTGGGTTGGCTATACCAGATCGCTTTTAACCCCACAAACAGCAAAGCTATCTAATGAATTAGAAGAAATACAACAGCTGCTATTCGATTGCGGGCACGATTTAGCAACTCCTGCTGAAGATGAACGACATTCATTTGAATTTCATCAAAAAGAACCGACAGCTTGGCTTGAACAAAAGATTGACACTTATACAGAAACGGTGCCAGCAGTTAAAAAATTCATCCTTCCGGGTGGCAGTCAAGTAGCTTCAGCGCTACATGTTGCGCGAACAACTACTCGCCGCGCAGAAAGACGTATTGTTCTATTGATGCAGGAAGAGGAAATAAACCAAGACGTGCTGACCTTCATTAATCGCCTTTCTGATTACTTCTTTGCAGCTGCCCGATATGCCAACTACCTTGATCAACAACAGGATGTACTCTACCGCAACAGTAAAGACGTGTTTCATTAG
- a CDS encoding cobyrinate a,c-diamide synthase gives MKKVLIAGVTSGSGKTTAVLGILKALNDQYKIQSYKVGPDYVDTKFHTRITKRPARNLDNYLVPEPATLNYLFTADTKGIDLGIVEGVMGLYDGLGTDKDAYSTASIAKQLNIPVILVINARATSTSAAAILKGFIEFDPAVPIKGVIINNVMSKNHYELIAGAIHRYLNLPVLGYLPHNEALSLPSRQLGLVPDDELPNIDKKISLIAEEVKKHIDLEQLVEIARPLTNIYRDPFSKIRVKLRLGLAKDKAFNFYYADNLSLLKKAGVELVPFSPLKDEKLPNVDALYFGGGYPEEFVAQLAANVAMKNEIMAFSQAQKPIYAECGGLMYLGKTLREENKKYSMVGIFNGESQMTPRLKKFGYCVAYPKQDCLLGNKGQKIIGHEFHHSTFTPPDKHLTSVLNMQKIRDNKIVDTWDGGYQVRRTFASYLHVHFYQNQQLFIQFLRNLGAEMQ, from the coding sequence ATGAAAAAAGTTTTGATTGCAGGGGTAACAAGTGGCTCAGGCAAAACGACAGCAGTTCTTGGAATATTAAAAGCATTGAACGACCAGTATAAAATTCAATCATATAAAGTAGGGCCTGATTATGTTGATACAAAATTTCATACTAGAATAACTAAACGTCCCGCACGTAATCTTGATAATTATCTCGTACCTGAACCAGCAACGTTAAATTATTTATTCACAGCTGATACAAAAGGGATTGATTTAGGAATTGTTGAAGGCGTTATGGGATTATATGACGGACTTGGGACAGATAAAGATGCTTATTCGACTGCTAGTATCGCCAAACAATTAAATATTCCAGTTATTTTAGTAATTAATGCGCGTGCTACTTCTACTTCAGCTGCAGCAATCTTAAAGGGATTTATTGAGTTTGATCCTGCTGTGCCGATAAAGGGAGTCATTATTAATAATGTAATGAGCAAAAATCATTATGAACTGATTGCAGGAGCGATTCATCGATACTTGAACTTACCGGTTTTAGGTTACCTACCGCATAATGAAGCATTGAGTTTGCCATCACGCCAATTAGGATTAGTCCCAGATGATGAGTTGCCAAACATTGATAAAAAAATTTCATTAATAGCAGAAGAAGTTAAGAAACATATTGATCTTGAGCAATTAGTTGAAATTGCCCGACCGCTTACTAATATTTATCGCGATCCATTTTCCAAAATAAGGGTAAAACTCCGGTTGGGCCTCGCTAAGGATAAGGCGTTTAACTTCTACTATGCGGATAACTTAAGCTTGCTTAAAAAAGCGGGTGTTGAATTAGTTCCGTTTAGCCCTCTTAAAGACGAGAAGCTTCCTAATGTGGATGCTTTGTATTTTGGAGGCGGCTACCCAGAAGAGTTTGTTGCCCAGCTGGCCGCAAATGTAGCAATGAAAAACGAAATAATGGCATTTTCTCAAGCCCAAAAGCCAATTTATGCTGAGTGTGGCGGCCTGATGTACTTGGGAAAAACATTACGAGAAGAGAATAAGAAGTACTCAATGGTTGGGATTTTTAATGGTGAGAGTCAAATGACCCCGCGTTTAAAGAAATTTGGCTATTGTGTTGCCTATCCTAAACAAGATTGCTTGCTAGGAAACAAGGGACAAAAAATTATTGGACATGAATTCCACCATTCTACGTTTACACCCCCAGATAAGCATCTAACTTCAGTACTCAATATGCAGAAAATTCGGGATAACAAGATAGTGGATACATGGGATGGCGGATATCAAGTAAGAAGAACATTTGCTAGCTACCTTCACGTTCATTTCTATCAAAATCAGCAATTATTTATTCAATTTTTGCGTAATTTAGGAGCTGAGATGCAATGA
- a CDS encoding cobalt-precorrin 5A hydrolase, producing MKRFVIIALTAGGAKTARQLQEHLQEQSYHTEVVLPQRLAQGKENYYPKGEFTATMHRLFKQYDCVICIMATGIVVRSLAAVIVDKTVDPAVIVMDEQANSVISLLSGHVGGANQWTRLIARLTGATPVITTATDTEKVQSLDILAKRVNGWYPNFKENTKKINRLLAEGNKVELYIEPYLRHYVKQFDGFEVLTKINEHQDGVPLVIVSDHSRFAKNKDAIHVIPRVNVLGIGCRKNVTNEMMQQTFAEFCAKHQLLWESIVKIASIDIKKNEPAIQYLAQVFNIQAEFYSAHELQHASINYPESAFVLKTVGVGNVACAAADYASGERNATERYANHEVTIALSRLHEI from the coding sequence ATGAAACGGTTTGTGATCATAGCGTTAACAGCAGGTGGTGCGAAAACTGCCCGTCAATTGCAAGAACACTTACAAGAACAGTCATATCATACGGAAGTCGTCTTACCACAACGGTTAGCTCAAGGGAAAGAAAATTATTATCCTAAGGGCGAATTTACAGCGACGATGCATCGACTATTTAAACAGTATGATTGTGTTATTTGCATAATGGCAACGGGGATTGTAGTCCGTTCATTGGCAGCAGTAATTGTTGATAAGACGGTAGATCCTGCTGTTATCGTAATGGACGAGCAGGCTAACAGCGTAATTAGTCTTCTTTCAGGACACGTTGGCGGAGCAAATCAATGGACAAGATTAATTGCTAGGTTAACAGGAGCAACCCCGGTTATTACAACCGCAACAGATACGGAAAAGGTTCAATCACTTGATATTTTGGCAAAACGAGTTAATGGTTGGTACCCAAATTTTAAAGAAAACACGAAAAAAATAAACCGATTATTAGCTGAAGGTAACAAGGTTGAACTATATATTGAACCCTACTTACGACACTATGTAAAGCAGTTCGATGGATTTGAAGTATTAACAAAGATAAATGAGCATCAAGATGGGGTGCCGTTAGTTATCGTTTCAGATCATTCTAGATTCGCTAAAAATAAAGATGCTATCCACGTTATTCCGCGGGTTAATGTCCTTGGGATTGGGTGTCGGAAGAATGTCACTAATGAGATGATGCAACAAACATTTGCTGAATTTTGCGCAAAACATCAGTTATTATGGGAATCAATTGTAAAGATAGCCTCAATTGATATTAAAAAGAATGAACCAGCAATTCAATATTTAGCTCAGGTATTTAATATTCAAGCGGAGTTCTACTCGGCTCACGAACTGCAGCACGCAAGCATTAATTATCCTGAGTCGGCTTTTGTCTTGAAGACGGTTGGAGTTGGAAATGTTGCTTGTGCAGCTGCTGATTATGCGAGCGGTGAGCGGAACGCTACAGAAAGATACGCTAACCACGAAGTAACAATAGCACTTAGTCGGTTACACGAGATATAG
- a CDS encoding cobalt-precorrin-4 methyltransferase → MAIVSFVGAGPGETDLITLKGYKLLSEADVVIYAGSLINTDLLDYCKDGAEKYDSAKMTLDDIVDRMEESVKNGKSVVRLQTGDFSIYGSIREQIEEMKKRGIKYQCVPGVSSFLGAASSMGVEYTVPEVAQSVIITRMAGRTPVPEGESLKSLAQHQTSMVIFLSVQGIRKVVEQLEEGGYPSDTPAAVIYKATWPDEKVVRGTLADIAEKVHDADIRRTALIMVGKFLGDEYNYSHLYDAGFSTMFRKKSK, encoded by the coding sequence ATGGCAATTGTAAGTTTTGTAGGTGCAGGTCCTGGTGAAACAGACTTAATTACGTTAAAGGGATATAAATTATTATCTGAGGCTGATGTAGTAATTTACGCCGGTTCATTAATTAACACAGACTTACTAGATTATTGCAAAGATGGTGCTGAAAAGTATGATAGTGCCAAAATGACCTTAGACGATATCGTTGATCGAATGGAAGAATCAGTAAAAAACGGTAAATCAGTCGTACGGCTACAAACTGGTGATTTTTCAATTTATGGGTCAATTCGTGAACAAATTGAAGAAATGAAAAAACGCGGAATAAAATATCAATGTGTTCCTGGGGTCAGTTCATTTCTTGGTGCAGCTTCAAGCATGGGTGTTGAGTATACAGTCCCAGAAGTTGCGCAGAGTGTCATTATTACAAGAATGGCGGGACGTACGCCGGTACCAGAAGGCGAATCGCTTAAATCATTAGCTCAGCACCAAACCTCAATGGTAATTTTCCTTTCTGTTCAGGGAATTAGAAAAGTAGTTGAACAACTTGAGGAAGGCGGATACCCATCAGATACGCCAGCTGCAGTTATTTATAAAGCAACCTGGCCTGATGAAAAAGTTGTGCGCGGAACACTAGCAGATATAGCTGAAAAGGTCCATGACGCTGATATTCGCCGGACTGCATTGATTATGGTTGGAAAGTTCCTTGGGGATGAATACAATTACTCACACCTTTATGATGCAGGCTTTAGTACAATGTTCCGTAAAAAGAGTAAGTAA
- a CDS encoding decarboxylating cobalt-precorrin-6B (C(15))-methyltransferase → MRDDEFLRNKVPMTKSEVRAISIDKLDLSNKKSMLDVGAGTGSISIQAAREFKQLAVTAVEMNPDGIDIIQQNINKFGLNNIKLVQGTAPADIPDQKYDAIFVGGSGTHLNEIIRFASTHLNEGGAIGLNFILFENAMQVEKLLQDNGFKEIELIEVGVLRWHKLGKGHFFKPNNPTIIVSAQK, encoded by the coding sequence ATGCGTGATGATGAGTTCTTAAGAAATAAGGTACCGATGACTAAATCAGAGGTACGGGCAATTAGTATTGACAAACTAGATTTAAGCAATAAGAAATCGATGTTAGATGTTGGTGCAGGAACTGGGAGTATTAGTATTCAAGCTGCCCGTGAATTTAAACAATTAGCTGTAACGGCAGTTGAAATGAATCCAGATGGTATCGATATCATTCAGCAAAATATAAATAAATTTGGCTTGAATAATATCAAATTAGTTCAGGGTACCGCTCCAGCAGATATACCAGACCAAAAATATGATGCAATCTTTGTTGGCGGTAGCGGTACACACCTTAATGAAATTATTCGTTTTGCAAGCACTCATTTAAATGAAGGCGGTGCAATTGGCTTGAACTTTATTTTGTTTGAGAATGCAATGCAGGTTGAAAAATTATTACAAGATAATGGATTTAAGGAGATTGAATTAATTGAAGTCGGTGTTTTGCGCTGGCATAAATTAGGCAAAGGACATTTCTTTAAGCCGAATAATCCAACAATTATTGTGAGCGCACAAAAGTAG
- a CDS encoding GNAT family N-acetyltransferase, whose protein sequence is MARVGVLIGSLSKDSYSRKVADYFTALPTSLEFVELNYSILPFYNPDLEKKPPIEWQAFRKATDSVDALLIVTQEYNYSIPGGLKNALDVLSVPSPNQHLMGKPVLVMTDSAGEKGGIIANAHLHQVLRYLGMRVMNCTIAIGNVQSVFKDGRNHDVKLASRLAQDIKDFAKFIGESNLPYQACIDMGHNFCYSPNELALLDGSGTKIATITLDNSERKTVVIKEVTVAPEYRGQGLANKIMTTLMWLVEGADRQVKANCSFAKSYLETHPQFQNIFVK, encoded by the coding sequence ATGGCAAGAGTTGGGGTATTAATTGGTAGCTTAAGTAAAGATTCATACAGTCGAAAGGTAGCTGATTATTTTACTGCTCTTCCTACTAGTCTTGAGTTTGTAGAGTTGAATTACTCAATTTTACCGTTCTATAATCCGGATTTAGAAAAAAAGCCGCCAATCGAATGGCAAGCTTTTAGAAAAGCAACAGATAGTGTTGACGCATTACTGATTGTGACACAAGAGTATAATTATTCGATTCCAGGGGGATTGAAAAACGCATTAGATGTTCTTTCAGTTCCTTCGCCCAATCAGCATTTGATGGGAAAGCCAGTATTAGTAATGACTGATTCTGCAGGCGAAAAAGGCGGTATTATTGCTAATGCGCACCTTCACCAGGTATTACGGTACTTGGGGATGAGGGTAATGAATTGTACAATTGCGATTGGTAATGTTCAATCAGTCTTCAAGGATGGCCGTAATCATGATGTAAAACTCGCAAGCCGTTTAGCTCAGGATATTAAAGATTTTGCCAAATTTATTGGTGAGAGTAACTTGCCATATCAAGCATGTATTGATATGGGGCATAATTTCTGCTATTCGCCAAATGAATTGGCATTATTAGATGGTTCAGGAACTAAGATTGCGACAATCACATTGGATAATTCAGAGAGAAAAACGGTAGTGATTAAGGAAGTTACAGTGGCTCCTGAATATCGCGGTCAAGGACTCGCAAATAAGATAATGACAACGCTAATGTGGCTTGTTGAAGGAGCAGATCGCCAAGTAAAGGCTAATTGTTCATTTGCTAAAAGCTATTTAGAGACACATCCGCAATTTCAAAATATTTTTGTAAAGTAA
- the cbiB gene encoding adenosylcobinamide-phosphate synthase CbiB, producing MNIVIMVLLAFVLDLLIGDPHPWPHPVKAIGRLIAVLTKKFNKPECSRKKRKYLGVATWLITVGGTGLVAYVVMQLAMFNYYLYMIVGTYLSYTCLSARQLAIEAEKIMKSLKQGNLKKARYQVGMIVGRDTENLSAEEVTKATIETVAENTSDGVVAPLLFLIIGGPVLGLMYKAINTLDSMVGYRNEKYRDFGEFSAKVDDIANYIPARLTWLFLIISSWILRDDTSEAVAVGKRDCEKHLSPNSAFSEAVVAGALHLQLGGPHYYFGELVKKPYIGNNHLVVAANWHLRRTITMLYMASLLSLGCFELIRLLIVWK from the coding sequence ATGAACATTGTAATTATGGTATTGCTCGCGTTTGTCCTCGATCTTTTGATTGGTGATCCTCATCCTTGGCCACACCCAGTAAAAGCAATTGGACGATTAATCGCAGTGTTAACAAAGAAGTTTAATAAGCCGGAGTGTTCTAGGAAAAAGCGTAAATACTTAGGCGTAGCAACATGGCTGATTACGGTCGGTGGCACTGGTCTTGTAGCCTATGTCGTAATGCAATTAGCAATGTTTAATTACTATTTATACATGATTGTAGGGACATACTTAAGTTACACTTGTTTGTCTGCTCGGCAATTAGCAATTGAAGCAGAAAAAATAATGAAAAGTCTTAAGCAGGGAAACCTCAAAAAAGCGCGTTACCAAGTAGGCATGATTGTTGGTCGCGATACCGAGAATTTAAGTGCTGAAGAAGTTACTAAAGCAACAATTGAGACTGTTGCCGAAAATACGAGTGACGGTGTGGTCGCCCCGCTGCTGTTTTTAATTATCGGCGGGCCGGTTCTCGGATTAATGTATAAAGCAATTAACACGCTAGATTCGATGGTTGGATATAGAAATGAAAAGTATCGGGATTTTGGTGAATTTTCCGCTAAGGTGGATGACATCGCAAACTACATCCCAGCCCGATTAACGTGGCTTTTCCTAATAATCAGTAGTTGGATACTTCGTGATGATACTAGCGAAGCGGTTGCAGTTGGTAAAAGAGATTGTGAGAAGCATTTAAGTCCCAATAGTGCATTTAGTGAGGCGGTAGTAGCAGGAGCACTTCATCTTCAGCTGGGCGGCCCGCACTATTACTTTGGCGAGTTAGTAAAAAAGCCATATATTGGAAATAATCATCTAGTAGTTGCGGCTAACTGGCATTTAAGGCGGACGATTACGATGTTATATATGGCATCATTGCTTAGCTTAGGATGTTTTGAACTTATTAGATTATTAATTGTTTGGAAGTGA